A stretch of the Fimbriimonadaceae bacterium genome encodes the following:
- a CDS encoding MFS transporter, producing MSERSLANRILIMNTVAFTVCFAVWTMYGVLVTFLVDQRVVDLDKAQIGWLIGIPILTGSVLRLPVGYLSDRYGGRPVYFAVMLIAAAAAYFVGEANSFASLLVAGLAFGTAGASFAVGIAYSSVWFPKERQGTALGVFGMGNAGAALTSLGAPHLLKALTQGSAGIEGWRMMPKLYAAGLAVMAILFWVFTVPKKPQTAGRSMGDMMRPLKDLRVWRFGLYYFLVFGGFVALSQWLIPYYLNVYSMTLAMAGTMAAIFSLPSGVVRALGGWASDKFGARATMYWVLSSCAVFFLMLVAPRMSVRSPGEGVMADRAGTVTAVSAERIVVDDKVYPLKRMPDVIGLARKDKEALVLPTFQSWHEPQVQVGDKVVKKEVLARGVTNAYFQANVWIFTGLVFLAGIMMGVGKAAVYKHIPEYFPNDVGVVGGIVGVLGGLGGFVCPILFGYMLKGTGLWTTCWLFLAAVSIVCLVWMHLVILKMTRNMVPER from the coding sequence GTGAGCGAACGCAGCCTGGCCAACCGGATCTTGATCATGAACACGGTGGCGTTCACCGTGTGCTTCGCCGTCTGGACCATGTACGGCGTGCTGGTCACCTTCCTCGTGGATCAACGCGTCGTCGATCTGGACAAGGCCCAGATCGGCTGGTTGATTGGGATCCCGATTCTCACAGGATCCGTACTCCGGCTGCCGGTGGGTTACCTCTCGGACCGATACGGAGGCCGGCCCGTCTACTTCGCGGTGATGCTGATCGCCGCAGCGGCGGCGTACTTCGTCGGTGAAGCCAACTCCTTCGCGTCGCTGCTCGTTGCGGGGCTTGCGTTCGGTACGGCGGGGGCCTCCTTTGCCGTAGGCATCGCTTACTCCTCCGTCTGGTTCCCGAAAGAGCGCCAGGGCACGGCTCTGGGGGTCTTCGGCATGGGAAACGCAGGGGCGGCGCTTACCAGCTTGGGAGCCCCTCACCTCCTCAAGGCGCTCACGCAAGGAAGCGCCGGCATCGAGGGCTGGCGCATGATGCCCAAGCTCTACGCTGCGGGCCTCGCCGTGATGGCGATCCTGTTCTGGGTCTTCACGGTCCCGAAGAAACCCCAGACCGCCGGCCGCTCGATGGGCGACATGATGCGCCCGTTGAAGGACCTACGGGTTTGGCGCTTCGGCCTCTACTACTTCCTCGTCTTTGGCGGCTTCGTGGCCCTCTCGCAGTGGCTCATTCCCTACTACCTGAACGTCTATTCGATGACCTTGGCGATGGCGGGAACCATGGCCGCGATCTTCAGCCTTCCCTCAGGCGTCGTCCGCGCGCTCGGCGGATGGGCGAGCGACAAATTCGGCGCACGGGCAACGATGTACTGGGTCCTCAGCTCGTGCGCGGTGTTCTTCCTGATGCTGGTCGCGCCGCGAATGAGCGTGCGCTCGCCCGGCGAAGGGGTCATGGCCGACCGCGCGGGAACGGTCACAGCCGTGAGTGCGGAACGCATCGTCGTGGATGACAAGGTCTATCCCCTCAAGCGGATGCCCGATGTGATCGGGCTTGCCCGGAAGGACAAGGAGGCGCTCGTCCTCCCCACGTTCCAGTCGTGGCACGAACCCCAAGTGCAGGTTGGCGACAAGGTCGTCAAGAAGGAGGTGCTCGCCCGGGGAGTCACCAACGCGTACTTCCAAGCGAACGTCTGGATCTTCACGGGGCTGGTGTTCCTCGCCGGCATCATGATGGGCGTGGGCAAGGCAGCCGTGTACAAGCACATCCCGGAGTACTTCCCGAACGACGTGGGCGTCGTGGGCGGGATCGTTGGGGTTTTAGGCGGACTCGGGGGATTTGTGTGCCCCATTCTGTTCGGCTACATGCTCAAAGGGACCGGGCTCTGGACGACCTGCTGGCTGTTCCTCGCCGCCGTCTCCATCGTATGCCTGGTGTGGATGCACCTGGTGATCTTGAAGATGACGAGGAACATGGTGCCGGAGCGGTGA
- a CDS encoding NarK/NasA family nitrate transporter: MKTIDTPPPADVPSTWNPEDLELWRASGSRLGWRTLWVTTFCLILAFATWFMVSAIAVRLPGIGFKFDTQQLFWIAAMPGLAAGTLRIIHTFLIPILGTRLTVAVSTLLLVIPCIGWGIAVQNPDTSYGTFLFLGFLAGLGGGNFSSFMPSTSLFFPKRLQGTALGYQAGIGNFGVSVAQFTVPWIIGFAMFGSLLGGSQTLVKDGVSKQIWLQNAAYVWAPFCLVGAVLAWIMLRSVPVKATFREQTDIFKNKHTWLMTSLYMMTFGSFSGYAAAFPLLIKKVYGDFPNAPDPLKYAFLGPLVGAGVRAAFGPISDKLGGARVTMWSSIGLLGCALWVTLYTDPTSTASFGMFVWAMLGLFFFSGVGNASTFKQMPMIFPPRQAGGVIGWTSAIAAYGPFIFSVAFGAIIARTGSPTSFFYGAAAFYAVNLVINWWFYARKGCEAPC; the protein is encoded by the coding sequence ATGAAAACCATCGATACCCCCCCTCCCGCTGACGTCCCTTCGACATGGAATCCCGAGGACCTGGAGCTCTGGAGGGCGAGCGGATCCCGGTTGGGGTGGCGCACCTTGTGGGTCACCACCTTCTGCCTGATCCTGGCGTTCGCGACGTGGTTCATGGTGAGCGCGATCGCGGTGCGGCTCCCAGGGATCGGATTCAAGTTCGATACGCAGCAACTGTTCTGGATCGCCGCGATGCCCGGCCTCGCCGCCGGCACGCTGCGGATCATCCACACGTTTCTCATTCCCATCCTCGGCACACGCCTAACGGTCGCGGTCTCGACCCTGCTGCTCGTGATTCCGTGCATCGGGTGGGGCATCGCCGTCCAGAACCCGGACACCTCGTACGGCACGTTCCTGTTTCTCGGATTCTTGGCGGGATTGGGTGGAGGCAACTTCTCCTCGTTCATGCCCAGCACCAGCCTCTTCTTTCCGAAGCGGCTGCAGGGCACGGCCCTGGGGTACCAGGCTGGCATCGGCAATTTCGGCGTGAGCGTGGCGCAGTTCACCGTGCCCTGGATCATCGGCTTCGCCATGTTCGGCAGCCTGCTGGGCGGCTCGCAAACGCTGGTGAAGGATGGCGTGTCGAAGCAGATCTGGCTGCAGAACGCGGCCTATGTCTGGGCGCCGTTCTGCCTGGTGGGCGCGGTGCTCGCGTGGATCATGTTGCGCAGCGTGCCGGTCAAAGCCACGTTCCGCGAACAGACGGACATCTTCAAGAACAAGCACACGTGGCTGATGACCAGCCTCTACATGATGACCTTCGGGTCGTTTTCCGGCTATGCCGCCGCTTTCCCCCTGCTGATCAAGAAGGTCTACGGCGACTTTCCCAACGCTCCCGATCCCCTGAAATACGCGTTTCTCGGGCCGCTCGTCGGTGCGGGGGTCCGGGCCGCGTTCGGCCCGATCAGCGACAAATTGGGCGGCGCGCGCGTCACCATGTGGAGCTCGATCGGGTTGCTCGGTTGCGCGCTGTGGGTGACCCTCTACACGGATCCCACCTCCACCGCGTCGTTCGGCATGTTCGTGTGGGCGATGCTGGGGCTCTTCTTCTTCTCCGGCGTCGGCAACGCGTCCACGTTCAAGCAGATGCCCATGATCTTCCCGCCGCGCCAAGCGGGCGGCGTGATCGGGTGGACCTCGGCCATCGCCGCGTACGGTCCGTTCATCTTCTCCGTGGCCTTTGGCGCGATCATCGCGCGCACCGGCTCGCCGACGTCGTTCTTCTACGGTGCGGCCGCGTTCTATGCGGTGAACCTCGTGATCAACTGGTGGTTCTATGCGCGCAAAGGGTGCGAGGCGCCTTGCTGA
- a CDS encoding cytochrome bc complex cytochrome b subunit, whose translation MSKRTLTPERPVDQAPLTPEEEQIVTRPSFKDWTDLRLGWWGFVRKNLDEPMPPGVGWWQTLGNLLLTLLMFQFITGVALAMYYAAAPQAAYDSVKHITQEAPLGAVVRGLHVWGSTLIVIATVLHILRVFFWGSYKKPRELTWLVGVLIFQVILGFSFTGYLLPWDQKAYWATVVGTRIAGTIPIIGNQLLVLIRGGQEVGSLTLTRFYALHVMVLPVSLVALVAIHLYLVRRLHIAGPVLPQKGPRVAFFPVQLFRDAAVVLAGMGLLVYLALAFPPAIEGIADPTGTDFAPRPEWYFLGLYELLKVMPAGWEVVATLIVPGLVTIGMLFLPWIDRSDSRHPAMRQWIIHAGMAVILLIGLFTLKGILETPPPHEPTVGVRELARRPEPEPLAASTPGAGAGQVRR comes from the coding sequence ATGTCCAAACGAACCCTGACCCCCGAACGGCCGGTCGATCAAGCGCCCCTCACCCCCGAGGAGGAGCAGATCGTCACGCGGCCGAGTTTCAAAGACTGGACCGACCTTCGGCTCGGTTGGTGGGGCTTTGTCCGCAAGAACCTCGACGAGCCGATGCCTCCCGGCGTGGGCTGGTGGCAAACCCTGGGCAACCTGTTGCTCACGCTGCTGATGTTCCAGTTCATCACGGGCGTTGCGCTGGCGATGTACTACGCGGCGGCGCCGCAGGCGGCGTACGACAGCGTGAAGCACATCACGCAGGAAGCGCCTCTGGGGGCTGTGGTGCGCGGCCTCCACGTGTGGGGATCGACGCTGATCGTCATCGCCACGGTGCTGCACATCCTGCGCGTATTCTTCTGGGGTTCGTACAAGAAGCCGCGCGAGCTGACGTGGCTGGTGGGCGTGCTGATCTTCCAGGTCATCCTCGGATTCTCGTTCACCGGCTACTTGCTGCCGTGGGACCAGAAGGCATACTGGGCGACCGTGGTGGGCACGCGCATCGCGGGCACGATCCCGATCATCGGCAACCAGCTGCTGGTGCTGATCCGCGGCGGCCAGGAGGTGGGATCGCTCACCCTGACGCGCTTCTACGCGCTGCACGTGATGGTGCTACCGGTCTCGTTGGTGGCGCTGGTGGCGATTCACCTCTATCTGGTGAGGCGCCTGCACATCGCGGGTCCCGTGCTTCCGCAGAAGGGACCGCGAGTGGCGTTCTTCCCCGTCCAGCTCTTCCGCGATGCGGCCGTGGTGCTTGCGGGCATGGGGTTGCTGGTGTATCTGGCGCTCGCATTTCCGCCTGCGATCGAGGGGATCGCCGATCCCACCGGCACGGACTTCGCGCCCCGACCGGAGTGGTACTTCCTCGGCCTGTACGAGCTGCTGAAGGTCATGCCTGCGGGATGGGAGGTCGTGGCGACGCTGATCGTGCCGGGGTTGGTGACGATCGGGATGCTGTTCCTGCCGTGGATCGACCGTTCGGACTCGCGCCACCCCGCGATGCGACAGTGGATCATCCACGCCGGGATGGCCGTCATCCTCCTGATCGGCTTGTTCACGCTGAAGGGGATCCTGGAGACCCCACCGCCCCACGAACCGACTGTGGGAGTGCGCGAGCTTGCTCGTCGCCCTGAACCCGAGCCGCTTGCGGCGAGCACGCCGGGCGCCGGGGCCGGACAAGTCCGGCGGTGA
- a CDS encoding 4Fe-4S binding protein, translating to MSERQFYIDPSRCIGCNACVAACAECDTHAGVSMIHLETIEREDSVQTTPVICMHCEEPACAMVCPSDAIKRTPDGVVQTSLKPRCIGCTNCVYACPFGVPKYEAAIDQMMKCDMCYDRTSVGKKPMCATVCPSQALMYGTPEEIAEQRSGTPINEFVFGSRTIRTKVNLMVPQGQKRLEVKAGATIRRSDLLTSSRLG from the coding sequence ATGAGCGAGCGGCAGTTCTACATCGATCCGAGCCGGTGCATCGGATGCAACGCGTGCGTGGCGGCGTGCGCGGAATGCGACACGCACGCAGGCGTTTCGATGATCCACCTCGAGACCATCGAGAGGGAGGACAGCGTCCAGACCACACCGGTGATCTGCATGCACTGCGAAGAGCCCGCGTGTGCGATGGTGTGCCCGTCCGATGCGATCAAGCGCACGCCGGACGGAGTGGTGCAGACGTCCCTGAAGCCTCGGTGCATCGGATGCACCAACTGCGTCTACGCGTGCCCGTTCGGCGTGCCGAAGTACGAGGCGGCGATCGACCAGATGATGAAGTGCGACATGTGTTACGACCGGACCTCGGTGGGGAAGAAGCCGATGTGCGCTACGGTGTGCCCCTCGCAGGCGCTGATGTACGGCACGCCCGAAGAGATCGCCGAGCAACGCAGCGGAACGCCGATCAACGAGTTCGTGTTCGGCTCGCGCACGATCCGCACGAAGGTGAACCTGATGGTGCCGCAGGGCCAGAAGCGTCTCGAAGTGAAGGCGGGCGCGACGATCCGGCGGAGCGATTTGCTGACCAGTTCGAGGTTGGGATGA
- a CDS encoding Rieske (2Fe-2S) protein, which yields MDERLREDFPIDWEEDGYVSRREFFKFMTVASGGLALGSLGLAAWSRGRREGISFEPKRIARLDALAPGSSLAFNFPRETDICLLVRRPDGALSAFSRRCTHLSCPVDYQADKDRLYCPCHNGAFSAEDGSVLQGPPPHPLPAITLEVRDGEVWATGVRHAKVRS from the coding sequence ATGGACGAGCGATTGCGCGAGGATTTTCCGATCGATTGGGAAGAGGACGGCTATGTGTCGCGCCGCGAGTTCTTTAAGTTCATGACCGTCGCGAGCGGAGGGTTGGCCCTGGGCTCCCTGGGACTGGCGGCGTGGTCTCGGGGCCGTCGCGAAGGCATCTCGTTCGAACCGAAACGGATCGCGAGGCTGGACGCCCTCGCGCCCGGCTCTTCATTGGCGTTCAACTTTCCCCGCGAAACGGATATTTGCCTGCTGGTGAGGCGCCCCGACGGGGCGCTTTCGGCGTTTTCGCGCAGGTGCACCCACCTCTCGTGCCCGGTGGACTATCAGGCGGATAAGGATCGCCTGTACTGCCCGTGCCACAACGGGGCGTTCTCCGCTGAGGACGGGTCGGTGCTTCAGGGTCCGCCGCCGCACCCCTTGCCGGCGATCACGTTGGAGGTGCGCGACGGCGAGGTGTGGGCGACCGGCGTCCGGCACGCAAAGGTGCGCTCGTGA
- a CDS encoding molybdopterin oxidoreductase family protein: MATPPVSVERLTEAFGPSLNYVPPGGWQGRGEPEKLVKTHCCFCGQQCGIQLKVLDNKVIGFEPWEEFPFNRGKLCPKGVKRYLQGSHPDRLLGPLKRVEGRGFEPIGWEEAFSTTVREIQRVQEKFGKDAVAVLSGVSLTNEKSYLMGKFARVGLQTRELDYNGRLCMVSAGTGNKKAFGIDRAANSWADIPLAEVILCVGTNVAECSPITTDYIWRARDRGAKLIMVDPRVTPLARTCDLHLPVRPGTDSALLTGLLRVLIEGGYVDEGFVAEHTSGWEEARASALAQTLEEASRISGVRVEDIEAAGRMWGEAKTSFLLHARGIEHHTKGVDNVLGCINLVLATGRLGKPGCGYGTITGQGNGQGGREHGHKCDQLPGNRDIENPEHRAWICKVWGIEDSELPRKGQTAQEIMNAIHAGEIKALVSICFNPLVSLPDSDFTREALSKLEHYTAIDFFLSETAHHADIVLAGSLHEEEEGTSTSAEGRVIRIRKAVDPPGDAKADTEIILELARRLGRGRYFDHFKSSEDIFDELRMASKGGTADYYGITYQRIEEEFGVFWPCPEIGHPGTPRLFEDLKFSTPDGKAHFHATPYRPSAEEPDEEYPVILTTGRVVSQYLSGTQTRRIGGLVDLCPDPYVEIHPQLAETHGIEDGKWMKVESRRGSVVLRAKVVTTIRPDTVFIPYHWAGRRSANLLTNRALDPLSKIPEFKKSVVRVSPAEEPAEG; the protein is encoded by the coding sequence ATGGCGACCCCTCCCGTTTCTGTCGAACGCCTGACCGAGGCCTTTGGCCCCAGCCTCAACTATGTGCCGCCCGGTGGCTGGCAGGGTCGCGGCGAGCCTGAGAAGCTGGTGAAGACACACTGCTGCTTCTGCGGGCAGCAGTGCGGGATCCAGCTCAAGGTGCTCGACAACAAGGTGATCGGCTTCGAGCCTTGGGAGGAGTTCCCGTTCAACCGCGGCAAGCTGTGCCCCAAGGGAGTGAAGCGCTACCTCCAGGGCAGCCATCCCGACCGTTTGCTTGGCCCTCTCAAGCGCGTCGAGGGGCGGGGGTTCGAGCCCATCGGATGGGAGGAGGCTTTCTCCACCACGGTCCGTGAAATCCAGCGCGTGCAGGAGAAGTTCGGCAAGGACGCGGTGGCCGTCCTTTCCGGCGTCTCGTTGACCAACGAGAAGAGCTACCTGATGGGCAAGTTCGCCCGGGTCGGCCTCCAGACGCGCGAGTTGGACTACAACGGCCGGCTGTGCATGGTGAGCGCGGGCACCGGGAACAAGAAGGCGTTCGGCATCGACCGCGCGGCGAACTCGTGGGCCGACATCCCTTTGGCCGAAGTGATCCTCTGCGTCGGAACGAACGTGGCCGAGTGTTCGCCCATCACGACCGACTACATTTGGCGCGCGCGCGACCGGGGGGCCAAGCTCATCATGGTCGACCCGCGCGTCACGCCCCTTGCGCGAACGTGCGACCTCCACCTTCCGGTGCGACCCGGAACGGACAGCGCGCTGCTCACGGGCCTGCTGCGGGTCCTCATCGAGGGCGGCTACGTGGACGAGGGGTTCGTGGCGGAGCACACGAGTGGATGGGAGGAGGCCCGCGCGTCCGCGCTGGCGCAGACGCTCGAAGAGGCGTCCCGGATCAGCGGCGTGCGCGTCGAGGACATCGAGGCGGCCGGCCGGATGTGGGGGGAAGCAAAAACAAGTTTCTTGCTGCACGCGCGCGGAATCGAGCACCACACCAAGGGTGTCGACAACGTGCTGGGCTGCATCAACCTCGTTTTGGCGACGGGGCGCTTGGGAAAGCCCGGCTGCGGCTACGGGACGATCACGGGCCAAGGCAATGGCCAGGGAGGGCGCGAGCACGGTCACAAGTGCGACCAGTTGCCTGGAAACCGGGACATCGAGAACCCGGAGCACCGCGCGTGGATTTGCAAGGTCTGGGGGATCGAGGACAGCGAGCTTCCGCGCAAGGGACAAACGGCGCAAGAGATCATGAACGCGATCCACGCGGGTGAGATCAAGGCACTTGTTTCCATCTGCTTCAACCCGCTCGTTTCGCTCCCGGACTCCGACTTCACGCGCGAGGCGCTTTCCAAGCTCGAGCACTACACGGCGATCGACTTCTTTCTCAGCGAGACCGCCCACCACGCCGACATCGTGCTGGCGGGATCGCTCCACGAAGAGGAGGAGGGGACGAGCACCAGCGCCGAGGGGCGGGTGATCCGGATCCGGAAAGCCGTGGATCCGCCGGGAGACGCCAAGGCCGACACGGAGATCATCCTCGAGTTGGCGCGGCGCTTGGGACGGGGGCGGTACTTCGACCATTTCAAGAGCAGCGAGGACATCTTCGACGAGCTGCGCATGGCGAGCAAAGGTGGGACTGCGGACTATTACGGCATCACCTACCAGCGCATCGAGGAGGAGTTCGGCGTGTTTTGGCCGTGCCCGGAGATCGGGCATCCGGGGACTCCGCGACTCTTCGAAGACCTGAAGTTCTCCACCCCGGACGGCAAGGCGCACTTTCACGCGACCCCCTACCGGCCCAGCGCCGAAGAGCCGGACGAGGAGTATCCCGTGATTCTCACGACCGGACGGGTGGTTTCGCAGTACCTGAGCGGGACGCAAACACGGCGCATCGGTGGGCTGGTGGACCTCTGCCCCGATCCTTACGTCGAGATTCACCCCCAACTCGCCGAGACCCATGGCATCGAAGACGGAAAGTGGATGAAAGTGGAGAGCCGGCGAGGGTCGGTGGTCCTACGCGCCAAGGTCGTGACGACCATCCGCCCCGACACGGTGTTCATTCCCTACCACTGGGCAGGACGGCGTTCGGCGAACCTATTGACCAACCGCGCCCTGGATCCCCTGAGCAAGATTCCGGAGTTCAAGAAGTCGGTCGTAAGGGTGTCACCGGCCGAGGAGCCCGCGGAAGGATGA
- a CDS encoding ubiquinol-cytochrome c reductase iron-sulfur subunit yields the protein MADTPALESLPVEPVPPTRRKVLAWLIGVINAVVFFTVVGPVMGLVGGPLRRKAKGVWVPVLDDGALAVGQTREVRFAIPIKDGYQTVDRQYVLYLYRHPDQVVAIDPACTHLGCRVKFQDAKMRYFCPCHGGVFDAEGRVVSGPPPKALERHPVRIKGGKIEVFRSV from the coding sequence ATGGCTGATACTCCTGCTCTCGAATCGCTTCCAGTCGAACCCGTCCCGCCCACGCGGCGCAAGGTCCTCGCGTGGCTCATCGGGGTGATCAACGCGGTGGTCTTCTTCACCGTGGTGGGCCCCGTGATGGGCCTCGTCGGCGGTCCGTTGCGCCGAAAGGCGAAGGGCGTTTGGGTCCCCGTACTGGACGACGGAGCGCTCGCCGTGGGGCAAACGCGCGAAGTGCGCTTCGCGATCCCGATCAAGGACGGCTACCAGACGGTCGACCGGCAGTACGTGCTGTATCTGTACCGCCACCCCGATCAGGTCGTGGCGATCGACCCGGCCTGCACGCACCTCGGTTGCCGCGTGAAGTTCCAAGACGCGAAGATGCGCTACTTCTGCCCGTGCCACGGCGGCGTGTTCGACGCGGAGGGCCGCGTCGTGTCGGGCCCCCCGCCCAAGGCCCTCGAGCGACATCCCGTCCGCATCAAGGGCGGCAAGATCGAAGTGTTCCGGAGCGTGTGA